The Chryseobacterium nakagawai genome has a segment encoding these proteins:
- a CDS encoding DUF6263 family protein, whose protein sequence is MKNIAAIALLSSIALVSCKKETAKITKVDPKTGKTVTVEVPADSVAKVAENPAIRDSAGIVIQTFKLEKGKTYPLTTYQRDVKTMTDPQGKSITATSESTDEMNFVVNDIKGNVYDMTLNLVSKRSSQSAQGKTVVVDTKQALPKEDDLKMIWNINKALTSNKLDMKMDTKGNVISITGFDAVYTKVTAAIGTLIKDANERASVVASLKESFNEKVLKDQFSKNLSIIPKKGVKIGEKWTTSENADPSGAIKVTSNYVLKSLGNGTAEIAVTGGIPKKTEKKAQGPITHSMSSELVQNGTIKFDENTGWITNQNINVKTTQIESISDGKQSQSMKSVSNSSVMVNPSVK, encoded by the coding sequence CATCTATAGCTCTTGTGTCTTGTAAAAAAGAAACGGCAAAAATCACGAAAGTAGATCCTAAAACAGGAAAAACAGTAACGGTAGAAGTTCCTGCGGATTCTGTAGCGAAAGTTGCAGAAAATCCAGCTATCAGAGACTCTGCTGGAATCGTTATTCAGACTTTCAAGCTTGAAAAAGGGAAAACTTATCCTCTTACCACTTATCAGAGAGATGTAAAAACAATGACGGATCCTCAGGGGAAATCTATCACTGCGACTTCAGAATCTACAGATGAAATGAACTTCGTAGTAAACGATATCAAAGGAAATGTATATGATATGACTCTTAACCTGGTTTCCAAAAGAAGTTCTCAGTCTGCACAAGGTAAAACAGTAGTTGTAGACACTAAACAGGCTCTTCCTAAGGAAGATGATCTTAAAATGATCTGGAATATCAACAAAGCGCTTACCAGCAATAAACTTGATATGAAAATGGATACAAAAGGGAATGTTATTTCCATTACAGGTTTTGATGCTGTTTATACCAAAGTTACAGCAGCTATTGGAACTCTTATTAAGGATGCTAATGAAAGAGCAAGTGTTGTCGCAAGTCTTAAAGAGTCTTTTAATGAAAAGGTATTGAAAGATCAATTCAGCAAAAATCTTTCTATTATTCCTAAAAAAGGAGTAAAAATAGGAGAAAAATGGACAACTTCTGAAAATGCAGATCCAAGTGGAGCCATTAAGGTTACTTCAAACTATGTTTTAAAAAGCCTAGGAAACGGAACTGCTGAAATTGCTGTAACCGGAGGTATTCCTAAGAAAACTGAAAAGAAGGCTCAGGGACCTATCACCCACAGCATGAGCAGTGAGCTTGTTCAGAACGGGACCATCAAATTTGATGAAAATACAGGATGGATCACCAACCAGAACATCAATGTAAAAACAACACAGATTGAAAGCATTTCAGACGGAAAACAATCTCAATCTATGAAGAGCGTTTCCAATTCTTCTGTAATGGTAAACCCTTCTGTAAAATAA
- a CDS encoding YfhO family protein gives MAKNKNLIYIAVSLVVFIVLAFLYSTPVFSGKQLFQHDIVQYRGGAKELLDYRANTGNETYWSDSMFGGMPTYQMGSQFKGDIIKKIDSNLNFLPRPVNYLFLLFAGFFLLGMVVVRNWKYALLGATFFGLSTYFYIIIAAGHNGKVNTIEYFAPLLAGILLVYIRKQYIWGFIVTTLFMGLQIAANHPQMTYYLFLALGFLFLSELIRAIQKKTPMKHFLISSGIIAASCIIGVGMNSQRIMANSEYVKETVRGKQILTNDSHTSGKSGMDKESMLMWSYGQLETLNLFIPRLMGGGSQEPEAKEMMNKVQELVQENVGSQAEMDRISKGFSGMTYWGDQPGTSGPAYQGAIVCFLALLGFFFASKKYRYWILGASILTILLAWGSNFMPLSDFFIDYVPFYNKFRAPSSILVVVELLFPLIAILGLYRFFTDEKLTEEYKQKILMYVSGGTLGLLLVLLLFGKPLLGFSTAGEKTYFPPFLLDYLVDERYKLFKADAVKAFIYVAIAAAALFFSLKKKLSPNIALAVIGIVSLFDLWTVNKRYLNDENYVDKIFAENPFQTESSDLLVEKTQGNPNLESILSTVNINKALETIADKDKAHYRIYNQTLGVTSETNTSYFKASIGGYHAVKLRRYDDVLNAYINNIDSVRTPKILNLLNAKYMVFGGPDQPQVVPNPKANGNAWFVSDLKFVDTPNEEIKSIGEIDNKKTAVIAASDKAYFSNKPVQADSTAFINLTTYQPNELEFKSQSKTPQLAVFSEVYYPHGWKVLVDEKEVPYIKADYLLRAVHVPAGNHHIRMVFEPEVIEKGKWISLLSFGLFIALAAFGIFWMNKNKKKEALAEPSA, from the coding sequence ATGGCAAAAAACAAAAACTTAATTTATATTGCAGTTTCATTAGTAGTATTTATAGTTTTAGCATTTTTATATTCTACTCCTGTATTTTCAGGAAAACAGCTTTTCCAGCATGATATCGTACAATACAGAGGGGGAGCAAAAGAACTTCTAGACTATAGAGCTAACACAGGAAATGAAACCTATTGGAGTGACTCCATGTTCGGGGGAATGCCGACTTATCAGATGGGTAGCCAGTTTAAGGGCGATATCATCAAGAAAATCGACAGCAACCTGAACTTCCTGCCAAGACCGGTCAATTATCTCTTCCTGCTTTTTGCAGGTTTTTTCCTTTTGGGAATGGTAGTGGTCAGAAACTGGAAATATGCCTTATTGGGCGCAACCTTTTTCGGGCTTTCCACTTATTTCTATATCATTATTGCTGCGGGACACAATGGAAAGGTAAATACCATTGAATATTTCGCACCGCTTTTAGCCGGTATTTTACTGGTTTACATCAGAAAACAATACATCTGGGGATTTATTGTTACGACCCTTTTTATGGGACTTCAGATTGCAGCGAACCACCCGCAGATGACCTATTATCTGTTTCTGGCTTTAGGATTTTTATTCCTTTCTGAACTAATCAGAGCGATCCAGAAAAAGACTCCGATGAAACATTTCCTTATTTCTTCAGGAATCATTGCAGCCTCTTGTATTATTGGTGTTGGAATGAATTCCCAAAGAATCATGGCCAATTCTGAATATGTAAAGGAAACTGTTCGTGGAAAACAGATCTTAACCAATGACAGCCATACTTCAGGAAAATCCGGAATGGATAAAGAAAGTATGCTGATGTGGAGCTACGGGCAACTGGAAACTTTAAACCTTTTCATTCCAAGATTAATGGGTGGCGGAAGCCAGGAACCGGAAGCTAAGGAAATGATGAACAAGGTACAGGAGCTTGTTCAGGAAAATGTAGGTTCGCAGGCTGAAATGGACAGAATTTCGAAAGGTTTCAGCGGAATGACCTATTGGGGAGATCAACCGGGAACTTCAGGACCAGCATACCAGGGAGCTATCGTATGTTTCCTTGCGCTATTAGGCTTCTTCTTTGCATCAAAAAAATACCGTTATTGGATCTTAGGAGCTTCTATTCTGACCATTTTATTGGCCTGGGGAAGCAACTTTATGCCTTTATCCGATTTCTTTATTGATTATGTTCCGTTTTACAATAAATTCAGAGCACCTTCTTCTATCCTTGTGGTAGTAGAGTTGCTATTCCCTTTAATTGCTATTTTAGGATTATACAGATTCTTCACCGATGAAAAGCTGACAGAAGAATACAAACAGAAAATTCTGATGTATGTAAGTGGTGGGACTTTAGGGTTACTGTTAGTTCTTTTACTATTCGGTAAACCATTGCTAGGGTTTTCTACTGCGGGTGAGAAGACTTACTTCCCTCCTTTCTTGTTGGATTATTTAGTGGATGAAAGATATAAGTTATTTAAAGCAGATGCTGTAAAAGCATTCATTTATGTAGCCATTGCTGCTGCTGCTTTATTCTTTAGCCTGAAGAAAAAACTTAGTCCTAATATTGCTTTGGCAGTGATTGGTATAGTAAGTTTATTTGATCTGTGGACAGTTAACAAACGTTATTTAAATGACGAAAACTATGTAGACAAAATCTTTGCAGAAAACCCTTTCCAGACAGAAAGCTCAGATCTATTAGTAGAAAAGACACAAGGAAATCCAAACCTTGAATCTATTTTATCTACTGTAAATATTAATAAGGCTTTAGAGACTATCGCGGATAAAGACAAGGCACATTATAGAATTTACAACCAAACTCTAGGGGTTACCAGTGAGACCAACACCTCTTACTTTAAAGCTTCTATCGGAGGTTATCATGCTGTAAAGCTAAGAAGATATGATGATGTATTGAATGCTTATATCAACAATATCGACAGTGTGAGAACTCCTAAAATCCTTAACTTACTGAATGCAAAATATATGGTTTTCGGAGGTCCGGATCAGCCTCAGGTTGTTCCTAATCCTAAAGCCAACGGAAATGCATGGTTTGTAAGTGATCTTAAGTTTGTAGATACGCCTAACGAAGAAATTAAATCTATCGGGGAAATCGACAACAAAAAAACAGCTGTCATTGCAGCTTCTGACAAGGCTTATTTCAGTAATAAACCTGTTCAGGCTGACTCTACAGCATTTATCAATTTAACGACGTACCAACCTAACGAGTTAGAATTTAAATCGCAGTCTAAAACGCCTCAATTGGCTGTTTTCTCTGAAGTCTATTATCCTCACGGATGGAAGGTTCTTGTAGATGAAAAAGAGGTCCCTTATATCAAAGCTGATTATTTGCTTCGTGCGGTACACGTTCCTGCAGGAAATCACCACATCAGAATGGTATTTGAACCGGAAGTGATTGAAAAAGGAAAATGGATCTCACTTTTAAGCTTCGGATTATTTATTGCATTAGCTGCCTTTGGAATTTTCTGGATGAATAAGAATAAGAAAAAAGAAGCTTTAGCTGAACCGAGTGCCTAA
- a CDS encoding GIY-YIG nuclease family protein: protein MSNDLKNRLYWHQHPEAIDKSFTSKYKCFYLIYFEHFDVIETAIAREKQIKGWTREKKENLITEFNSDWKFLNEEVE from the coding sequence GTGTCCAATGATTTGAAAAACAGATTATATTGGCATCAACATCCAGAAGCTATTGATAAGAGTTTCACATCAAAATATAAATGCTTTTATTTAATCTATTTTGAGCATTTTGATGTTATTGAAACCGCAATAGCAAGAGAAAAACAAATAAAAGGCTGGACTCGAGAAAAGAAAGAAAACTTAATTACAGAATTCAATTCTGATTGGAAATTTCTGAATGAAGAGGTAGAATGA
- a CDS encoding glycosyltransferase family protein gives MEQKKILIITYYWPPAGGPGVQRWLKFAKYLPDFGWKPVIYTPENPSYPLMDETLMKDVPENIEIVRTKIWEPYQLAEKLNKSNKKFKAGQFDVGKNQSWKSKLSIWVRGNFFIPDARVFWVKPSITFLEKYLQENKIDTIVTSGPPHSLHLIGLGLKDQLPNLKWIADFRDPWTEISYYKHLKLTKSSDKKHRQLESAVFKNADITLATSYTDADNFRKAGANTVCITNGFDESDSKENTAQQKESNTAFVLSYIGVLEQLRNPENLWQALDELVKENEEFAKYFSLKFVGRIDDKILNTLENSNLKNHILNLGYLSHGKAVEEMQTSEILLITNFPNESSKGIIPGKIFEYLASGKQILSFGPNQADVARILEETHAGKHFSYNDSETVKRFILEKFELWKNGNLSENTQHIDQFSRKNLTQQLVKIL, from the coding sequence ATGGAACAAAAGAAAATATTAATTATCACCTATTACTGGCCTCCTGCGGGAGGCCCTGGTGTTCAAAGGTGGCTGAAATTTGCTAAATATCTGCCGGATTTTGGATGGAAACCTGTGATCTATACTCCAGAGAACCCAAGCTATCCATTGATGGATGAAACACTGATGAAGGATGTTCCTGAAAATATTGAAATCGTTAGAACCAAGATCTGGGAGCCTTATCAGCTTGCTGAAAAGCTTAATAAAAGCAATAAAAAATTCAAGGCTGGACAATTTGATGTAGGAAAAAACCAAAGCTGGAAATCCAAGCTTTCTATTTGGGTAAGAGGGAACTTTTTCATTCCTGATGCCAGAGTTTTCTGGGTAAAACCCTCTATTACATTTCTGGAAAAATATTTACAGGAAAATAAGATTGATACCATTGTAACTTCTGGTCCGCCCCACTCCCTTCATCTGATTGGATTAGGCTTAAAAGATCAATTACCCAACCTTAAATGGATTGCTGATTTCCGCGATCCATGGACAGAAATTTCCTATTATAAACACCTGAAGCTTACCAAGAGTTCAGATAAAAAACACCGTCAACTGGAAAGTGCTGTGTTTAAAAATGCAGACATTACCCTGGCAACAAGTTATACGGATGCCGACAACTTCAGAAAAGCCGGTGCCAATACGGTTTGTATTACGAATGGTTTTGACGAAAGTGATTCAAAAGAAAATACAGCACAACAAAAAGAGTCCAATACAGCCTTTGTACTAAGTTATATCGGAGTTCTGGAACAACTTAGAAACCCTGAAAATCTTTGGCAAGCACTGGATGAACTGGTAAAGGAAAATGAAGAATTTGCAAAGTATTTCAGCTTAAAATTTGTAGGCAGAATTGATGATAAGATTCTGAATACCCTAGAAAACTCAAATCTGAAAAATCATATTTTGAACTTGGGTTATCTTTCACATGGCAAAGCGGTTGAAGAAATGCAGACTTCAGAAATATTGCTGATTACCAATTTTCCGAACGAATCTTCAAAAGGAATTATTCCCGGAAAAATATTTGAGTACCTGGCCTCCGGAAAACAAATCCTTTCGTTTGGCCCTAATCAGGCTGATGTTGCCAGAATACTGGAGGAAACCCATGCAGGGAAACATTTCAGCTATAATGATTCCGAAACCGTAAAAAGATTCATCCTTGAAAAGTTTGAACTTTGGAAAAACGGGAATCTTTCTGAAAACACACAACATATTGACCAGTTTTCCAGAAAAAATCTCACCCAACAACTGGTCAAAATTTTATAA
- a CDS encoding YpdA family putative bacillithiol disulfide reductase, with amino-acid sequence MEILDILIIGAGPIGINCAIEAQKNNLNYLIIEKGTIVNSLYNYPLYMRFFSTAEKLEIDGTPFISTAPKPGRQDALEYYQGIARQKNLNIHLYEKVLNISKTLDMFDIETTKGNYKARNVVIATGFYDIPNLMNIPGEELPKVKHYYTEPYPYARQKVVVIGSSNSAVDAALETYRKGAEVTMIIRHSEISKSVKYWVKPDIENRIAEGNIKAYFNAEMMEVKENFVIFKDEKNQIHEIENDFVLAMTGYLPDFEFLKNSGIVLNGDCLNPFYNSETMETNIPDLYLAGVVCGGKDTHLWFIENSRIHAHLIVNSILSKSSVNQS; translated from the coding sequence ATGGAAATTTTGGATATTCTCATTATAGGAGCAGGGCCTATTGGTATCAACTGTGCCATTGAAGCCCAGAAAAACAACTTGAATTATTTAATCATAGAAAAAGGAACCATTGTCAACTCATTATACAATTATCCTTTATATATGCGGTTCTTTTCTACCGCTGAGAAACTGGAAATTGATGGAACTCCCTTTATTTCCACCGCTCCCAAACCGGGAAGGCAGGATGCTTTGGAATATTACCAGGGAATTGCCCGGCAAAAGAATCTGAATATTCACCTTTATGAAAAAGTGTTGAACATATCCAAAACCCTTGATATGTTTGATATCGAAACAACAAAAGGAAATTATAAAGCTAGAAATGTCGTGATTGCCACAGGGTTTTATGATATTCCGAACCTTATGAATATTCCGGGTGAGGAACTTCCGAAGGTAAAGCATTATTATACCGAACCTTATCCGTATGCAAGGCAGAAAGTGGTCGTGATAGGATCAAGCAATTCCGCGGTGGATGCTGCTCTGGAAACGTATAGAAAAGGAGCTGAAGTGACTATGATTATCCGTCATTCCGAGATTTCAAAAAGTGTGAAATATTGGGTAAAACCGGATATTGAAAACAGAATTGCAGAAGGAAATATTAAAGCGTATTTTAATGCTGAAATGATGGAGGTAAAAGAAAATTTTGTGATTTTCAAGGATGAAAAAAACCAAATTCATGAGATTGAAAATGATTTTGTTCTGGCCATGACAGGCTACCTTCCTGATTTTGAATTTCTGAAAAATTCCGGAATTGTCCTGAATGGGGATTGCCTGAATCCGTTTTATAATTCTGAAACCATGGAAACTAATATTCCTGATCTATATCTTGCAGGAGTCGTTTGTGGTGGAAAGGATACACATCTTTGGTTCATCGAAAATTCAAGGATTCATGCCCATTTGATTGTTAATTCTATTTTATCTAAATCTTCTGTAAATCAATCATAG
- a CDS encoding MFS transporter, with amino-acid sequence MLALVMLINRAGSMVLPFLGVYMTDHLHFSIENSGIVLSFFGIGSVIGSWLGGMVTDKIGEYRVQSLSLLLSVPLFCMIPLFETEAGLAGIILAQSIVSETFRPANSVAITKYAKPENITRAFSLNRMAVNLGFSIGPALGGILSAISYEFLFYSNALAALLAGLMYIWFFKGRAKLAKQESKKVKEAIIIKKENSPYQDTKFLIFCFLCMLFSICFFQLFSTLTIFYKDTAHLSQQNIGYILGYSGFLIVLLEMGFVQLSEKYFTLAFTMLVGTFICGLSYAMLAFDYSMITLLVSMTLLCIGEIWTLPFMSTITALRSGANNKGAYMGLNGMSFSIAFIITPYIGTLIADKLGFNTLWIGTGVLATGIAIAFYFVIPWMLKGKNQKEEDLVFKEN; translated from the coding sequence ATGCTGGCGTTGGTAATGCTCATCAACAGGGCAGGTTCTATGGTACTTCCTTTTTTGGGAGTTTATATGACAGATCATTTACATTTTAGCATTGAGAATTCAGGGATTGTCCTGAGTTTTTTTGGAATCGGTTCGGTTATTGGTTCATGGCTGGGTGGAATGGTCACCGATAAAATTGGTGAATATAGGGTACAGAGTTTGAGTTTACTGCTCAGTGTACCTTTGTTCTGTATGATTCCTTTATTTGAAACTGAAGCAGGGCTGGCAGGGATTATCCTTGCTCAGAGTATTGTAAGTGAAACATTTCGTCCGGCAAACTCCGTAGCAATTACCAAATATGCGAAACCGGAAAATATAACAAGAGCTTTTTCTCTGAACCGTATGGCCGTTAATTTAGGATTTTCCATAGGCCCTGCATTGGGAGGAATTCTGTCTGCTATTTCCTATGAATTCCTGTTTTACAGTAATGCGCTGGCTGCCTTATTGGCTGGACTGATGTATATTTGGTTCTTTAAAGGCCGGGCAAAATTGGCTAAACAGGAATCGAAAAAAGTAAAAGAAGCAATAATTATTAAAAAAGAGAACTCACCTTATCAGGACACTAAGTTTTTAATTTTCTGTTTTCTATGTATGCTGTTCTCGATTTGTTTCTTCCAGCTATTCAGCACGCTGACAATCTTCTATAAAGATACAGCTCATTTGAGCCAGCAGAATATAGGTTATATTTTAGGATACAGTGGTTTCCTGATTGTTCTTCTTGAAATGGGATTTGTACAGCTTTCAGAGAAGTATTTTACATTGGCTTTTACGATGTTGGTCGGAACATTTATATGTGGATTATCCTATGCAATGTTAGCTTTTGACTATAGCATGATTACTTTATTGGTCTCTATGACGTTATTATGTATTGGGGAAATCTGGACGCTACCTTTTATGTCAACCATTACTGCATTACGTTCAGGAGCGAATAATAAAGGAGCATATATGGGACTGAACGGGATGTCTTTTTCCATAGCATTTATCATTACACCTTATATAGGAACTCTGATTGCGGATAAATTAGGCTTTAACACTTTATGGATTGGAACAGGAGTACTGGCAACGGGAATTGCCATTGCCTTTTATTTTGTTATTCCGTGGATGCTTAAAGGAAAGAATCAAAAAGAAGAAGATCTTGTTTTTAAAGAGAATTAA
- a CDS encoding helix-turn-helix domain-containing protein, producing MVTYENLHDTLSFYSIDCRESYYISSGKPIFEFPKTSFRMDYYALCICTAGEISVEIDHHQYKADAHSILVAAPSTIVKFLKTSQDFRMKLLFFDKNFLIKNISNPFIIEKMNLFSKGSYSIVKTTPKNALVLQDLLNYLKKKSRKQGKFTEEIVRTIIFNLLLETAEILETKHMTASDKEEGKKDLFLKFSQLIRENIRQHRTVQFYADQLCVSNKYLIEVIKKASGKTPHEVIDEALLKEAYVMLGNPDLTISEIAFELQFNSTSAFGRFFKKHTSFAPSEYRITENIQS from the coding sequence ATGGTAACCTACGAAAACTTACACGATACGCTGTCTTTTTATAGTATTGACTGCCGCGAATCCTACTACATATCCTCCGGAAAACCCATTTTTGAATTCCCAAAAACGTCTTTCAGAATGGATTATTATGCGCTTTGTATCTGTACTGCGGGAGAAATAAGTGTTGAAATAGATCATCATCAGTATAAAGCAGATGCACACAGTATTCTGGTGGCTGCTCCGTCTACAATTGTAAAATTTCTGAAAACCAGTCAGGATTTCAGGATGAAACTATTATTCTTCGATAAGAATTTTCTGATCAAAAATATCTCTAACCCTTTTATCATTGAGAAAATGAACCTGTTTTCCAAAGGTTCCTACAGTATTGTAAAAACCACTCCTAAAAATGCTTTAGTATTACAAGATCTTTTGAATTACCTCAAAAAGAAATCCAGAAAACAGGGAAAATTTACTGAAGAAATTGTTCGTACCATTATTTTCAATCTTCTGCTGGAAACCGCAGAAATCCTGGAAACGAAACATATGACAGCTTCTGATAAGGAAGAAGGAAAAAAAGATCTGTTCCTTAAATTCAGTCAACTGATCCGGGAAAATATCAGACAACACAGAACGGTTCAATTCTATGCCGATCAGCTTTGTGTTTCCAATAAATACCTTATCGAGGTCATCAAAAAAGCCAGTGGAAAGACTCCGCATGAAGTTATTGACGAAGCCTTATTGAAAGAAGCTTATGTCATGCTGGGAAATCCGGACCTTACAATTTCAGAAATAGCTTTTGAACTTCAGTTCAATTCCACCTCTGCCTTTGGTCGTTTTTTCAAAAAACATACATCCTTTGCTCCTTCTGAGTACAGAATAACGGAAAATATCCAGTCCTAG